One Tamlana carrageenivorans genomic region harbors:
- the leuS gene encoding leucine--tRNA ligase, whose translation MTYNFNEIDAKWQKYWAENQTFKAENNCDKPKYYVLDMFPYPSGAGLHVGHPLGYIASDIYARYKRHQGFNVLHPQGYDSFGLPAEQYAIQTGQHPAITTAENIKTYRRQLDQIGFSFDWSREVRTSDPSYYKWTQWIFIQLFNSWYNNDSNKAEDISELVKVFASEGNANVNAVCDADVEVFSAEAWQNFSSEEQQKILLQYRLTYLAETEVNWCPALGTVLANDEIVNGVSERGGHTVIRKKMTQWSMRISAYAERLLQGLETIDWTDSLKESQRNWIGKSVGASVTFNVLPTTNNQKPATISVFTTRPDTIFGVSFMTLAPEHELVSQITTPEQKEEVEAYILATAKRSERDRMADVKTISGAFTGAYAEHPFTKEPIPVWIGDYVLAGYGTGAVMSVPCGDQRDYDFAKHFNIPILNIFEGVDISEEAFSDKDKTVIANSDFLNGMNYKKATKRAIYELEQLGVGEGKTNYRLRDAVFSRQRYWGEPFPVYYDEHGMPKMIDTKFLPIELPEVEKYLPTETGEPPLGNALKWHWLQYGDEAKIVSKEEFENSSPSGRLGGALELNTMPGWAGSSWYFNRYMDPTNIDEFASQEALNYWKDVDLYIGGSEHATGHLLYSRFWQKFLFDKGVVPVDEFAKKLINQGMILGTSAFVYREEGTNTYYSAGLAKDKNVQPIHVKVKYINASDELDIEGLKNDSEFGEDYKDAEFILENGVYKVGRDVEKMSKSKYNVVNPDDIVAEYGADSLRLYEMFLGPLEQYKPWNTAGITGVHNFLKKLWKLYADDNGLKVNDAPATKDALKTLHKTIKKVQEDIENFSFNTSVSTFMIAVNELSTQKCTSKAVLEPLLVLISPYAPHIAEELWSQLGHETSISTAAFPEFDASHLVESAKNYPISFNGKMRFTLELPLDMSKEDIEKTVMAHEKTQEQLQGRTPKKVIVVPGKIVNIVG comes from the coding sequence ATGACGTATAATTTCAACGAAATCGATGCCAAATGGCAAAAATATTGGGCCGAAAACCAAACGTTTAAAGCCGAAAATAATTGTGACAAACCAAAGTATTATGTTTTGGACATGTTTCCTTATCCTAGTGGTGCCGGATTGCATGTAGGGCATCCGTTGGGTTACATCGCTTCCGATATTTATGCGCGTTACAAACGTCATCAAGGATTTAACGTGTTACATCCGCAAGGTTACGATAGTTTTGGTTTGCCTGCCGAGCAATATGCGATTCAAACGGGGCAGCACCCAGCTATTACTACCGCTGAAAATATAAAAACGTATCGCCGACAGTTAGATCAAATAGGTTTTTCATTCGATTGGTCGCGTGAAGTGAGAACTTCCGATCCGAGTTACTATAAATGGACACAATGGATTTTTATTCAGTTGTTTAATTCGTGGTACAATAACGATTCAAATAAAGCTGAAGATATTTCAGAATTGGTTAAAGTGTTTGCTTCGGAAGGAAATGCCAATGTGAATGCTGTTTGTGATGCCGATGTTGAGGTTTTTTCCGCGGAAGCGTGGCAGAACTTTTCATCAGAAGAGCAACAAAAAATATTATTACAATATCGTTTAACCTACTTGGCTGAAACTGAAGTGAACTGGTGTCCAGCATTGGGTACTGTTTTAGCTAACGATGAGATTGTAAACGGCGTATCCGAACGTGGTGGACATACGGTGATTCGTAAAAAAATGACCCAATGGAGTATGCGAATTTCGGCTTATGCCGAGCGTTTACTACAAGGTTTAGAAACAATTGATTGGACCGATTCTTTAAAGGAGAGTCAGCGTAATTGGATTGGAAAATCGGTTGGAGCTTCGGTTACTTTTAACGTGCTACCAACAACCAATAACCAAAAACCAGCAACCATATCTGTATTCACAACACGTCCTGATACTATTTTTGGAGTAAGTTTTATGACTTTAGCGCCAGAGCATGAATTGGTATCGCAAATAACCACACCTGAACAAAAGGAAGAAGTGGAAGCCTATATTTTAGCGACTGCTAAACGTAGTGAGCGTGATAGAATGGCCGATGTAAAAACCATTTCTGGTGCTTTTACTGGCGCTTACGCGGAACACCCTTTTACAAAAGAACCGATTCCAGTTTGGATTGGTGACTACGTTTTAGCGGGTTATGGAACAGGAGCTGTTATGTCGGTGCCTTGTGGTGATCAACGTGACTACGATTTTGCGAAGCATTTTAATATTCCGATTCTTAATATTTTTGAAGGAGTCGATATTTCTGAAGAAGCTTTTTCAGATAAGGATAAAACAGTAATTGCTAATAGTGATTTCCTTAACGGGATGAACTATAAGAAAGCCACCAAACGCGCCATTTACGAATTGGAACAATTAGGGGTAGGCGAAGGAAAAACCAATTACCGTTTGCGTGATGCTGTATTTTCGCGTCAGCGTTATTGGGGTGAGCCATTTCCTGTGTATTATGATGAGCATGGCATGCCAAAAATGATAGACACCAAGTTTTTGCCTATAGAATTACCTGAAGTTGAAAAATACTTGCCTACAGAAACTGGCGAGCCACCATTGGGTAACGCTTTAAAATGGCATTGGTTACAATATGGTGATGAGGCTAAAATAGTTTCTAAAGAGGAGTTTGAGAATTCCTCCCCTTCGGGGAGGCTAGGTGGGGCCTTAGAACTGAACACCATGCCAGGTTGGGCAGGAAGCTCTTGGTACTTTAACCGCTACATGGATCCAACGAATATTGACGAATTTGCGAGTCAAGAAGCCTTGAATTATTGGAAAGATGTTGATTTGTACATTGGTGGAAGTGAGCATGCAACCGGACACTTATTGTATTCGCGTTTCTGGCAAAAATTCCTGTTCGATAAAGGCGTGGTTCCTGTTGATGAGTTTGCTAAAAAACTGATTAACCAAGGGATGATTTTAGGAACAAGTGCTTTTGTTTATAGAGAAGAAGGAACGAACACCTATTATTCAGCGGGATTAGCAAAAGACAAAAATGTACAACCTATTCACGTGAAAGTAAAATATATAAACGCTTCGGATGAATTGGATATTGAAGGTTTAAAAAATGATAGTGAGTTTGGTGAAGATTATAAAGATGCCGAATTCATTCTAGAAAATGGTGTTTACAAAGTAGGTCGCGATGTGGAAAAAATGTCCAAATCGAAATACAACGTCGTAAACCCAGATGATATTGTTGCCGAATATGGTGCCGATAGTTTAAGACTTTACGAAATGTTCCTTGGGCCATTAGAGCAATACAAACCATGGAATACCGCTGGAATTACTGGGGTACATAACTTCCTGAAAAAACTATGGAAATTATATGCCGATGATAACGGTTTAAAAGTAAATGACGCTCCTGCAACTAAAGATGCTTTAAAAACATTACATAAAACGATTAAGAAAGTTCAAGAAGATATTGAGAACTTTTCGTTTAATACCTCGGTATCAACTTTTATGATTGCGGTAAACGAATTGAGTACTCAAAAATGTACAAGCAAAGCTGTTTTAGAACCTTTATTGGTTTTAATTTCGCCTTATGCACCACATATTGCTGAAGAATTATGGAGTCAGTTAGGTCATGAAACGTCAATTTCAACAGCTGCTTTCCCAGAATTTGACGCTAGTCATTTGGTTGAAAGCGCTAAAAATTACCCGATTTCATTTAACGGTAAAATGCGATTTACTTTAGAATTGCCTTTGGATATGAGTAAGGAGGATATCGAAAAAACAGTCATGGCTCACGAAAAAACACAAGAACAATTACAAGGTAGAACACCTAAAAAAGTGATTGTGGTGCCTGGAAAGATTGTGAATATTGTAGGGTAG
- the ald gene encoding alanine dehydrogenase: protein MKIGVPIEIKNNENRVGMTPSGVFELTKRDHEVFVQKNAGFNSGFLDEDYIETGAKILDTIEEIYAIAEMIVKVKEPIEPEYKLIQPNQVVFTYFHFASSEALTNAMIESKSICIAYETVEDADGTLPLLIPMSEVAGRMSIQQGAKYLEKPIKGRGILLGGVPGVPPAKVLILGAGIVGYQAAKMAAGLGAHVVIMDINMKALRYVSDSMPNNVISEFSSEYNIRKHIKDADLIVGGVLIKGAKAPKLITRDMLKEMQPGTVMVDVAVDQGGCFETTKPTTHQDPTYIIDEVVHYTVANMPGAVPYTSTMALTNVTLPYVVKLANEGWEKACENNAPLEKGLNIVKGEIVYKEIAEAFDMEMA, encoded by the coding sequence ATGAAAATTGGTGTTCCTATTGAAATAAAAAACAACGAGAATAGAGTGGGTATGACGCCTTCTGGGGTGTTTGAATTAACTAAAAGAGATCATGAAGTTTTCGTTCAGAAAAATGCTGGTTTTAACAGTGGTTTTTTAGATGAAGATTATATAGAGACTGGAGCTAAAATTCTTGATACAATTGAAGAGATTTATGCTATTGCAGAAATGATCGTTAAGGTTAAAGAGCCTATCGAGCCAGAGTACAAATTAATTCAGCCAAACCAAGTAGTATTTACTTATTTTCACTTTGCATCGAGCGAGGCTTTAACAAACGCCATGATTGAAAGCAAATCTATTTGTATTGCTTACGAAACTGTTGAAGATGCCGATGGTACCCTGCCATTGTTAATCCCAATGTCGGAAGTAGCAGGTAGAATGTCTATTCAACAAGGTGCAAAATATTTAGAGAAACCAATTAAAGGTCGTGGTATTTTATTAGGTGGTGTTCCTGGGGTGCCTCCTGCAAAAGTACTTATTTTAGGTGCTGGTATTGTAGGATATCAAGCGGCTAAAATGGCAGCTGGTTTAGGAGCTCACGTGGTAATCATGGATATAAACATGAAAGCGCTACGTTATGTAAGTGATTCGATGCCAAATAATGTTATTAGTGAGTTTTCTAGTGAATATAATATTAGAAAACATATTAAAGATGCCGATTTAATCGTTGGTGGTGTATTAATTAAAGGAGCCAAAGCACCTAAATTAATTACAAGAGATATGCTTAAAGAGATGCAGCCAGGTACCGTAATGGTTGACGTTGCTGTAGATCAAGGTGGTTGTTTTGAAACAACAAAACCAACAACACACCAAGACCCAACTTATATTATAGATGAGGTTGTACACTATACTGTAGCAAATATGCCAGGTGCTGTACCTTACACATCTACAATGGCTTTAACCAATGTTACGTTACCTTACGTAGTTAAATTAGCGAACGAAGGTTGGGAAAAGGCTTGCGAGAATAACGCGCCATTAGAAAAAGGATTAAATATTGTTAAAGGAGAAATCGTTTATAAAGAGATTGCTGAAGCTTTCGATATGGAAATGGCTTAA
- a CDS encoding zinc metallopeptidase has translation MLGYYIIIGAIALVSWLVSNKLKSKFEKYSKIHLRNGMSGAEIAQKMLADNGIYDVEVISTPGRLTDHYNPKNKTVNLSESVYNQRNAAAAAVAAHECGHAVQHAQAYNWLQMRSALVPIVSVTSGMSQWLIIGGLVLGGAAGVGLGWWVAVLGVVFMGFATLFSFITLPVEYDASNRALAWLKNRHMLAPEEYAGAEDSLKWAARTYLVAAIGALANLLYWALQLFGGRD, from the coding sequence ATGTTAGGATATTATATAATTATTGGGGCCATTGCTTTAGTAAGCTGGTTGGTGAGTAACAAGCTTAAAAGTAAGTTTGAAAAGTACTCTAAAATACATTTACGCAACGGTATGAGTGGTGCCGAAATAGCACAAAAAATGCTTGCTGACAATGGTATTTACGATGTAGAAGTTATTTCTACACCAGGACGATTAACAGACCATTATAACCCGAAAAATAAAACGGTTAATTTAAGTGAGTCCGTATACAATCAACGAAATGCAGCTGCGGCGGCCGTTGCTGCTCACGAATGTGGGCATGCGGTGCAACATGCTCAGGCCTACAATTGGTTACAAATGCGTTCGGCTTTAGTGCCTATTGTGAGTGTAACTTCTGGTATGTCGCAGTGGCTTATTATTGGTGGACTTGTACTAGGTGGAGCCGCTGGTGTTGGATTAGGCTGGTGGGTTGCCGTTTTAGGTGTGGTTTTTATGGGCTTTGCAACCTTGTTTAGCTTTATCACTTTACCTGTAGAATACGATGCGAGTAACCGTGCTTTAGCTTGGTTAAAAAACAGACATATGTTGGCTCCAGAAGAATATGCTGGTGCCGAAGATTCTCTAAAATGGGCGGCTAGAACCTATTTAGTAGCTGCTATTGGTGCCTTAGCAAACTTGCTTTATTGGGCGCTTCAGCTTTTTGGAGGAAGAGATTAA
- a CDS encoding IS4 family transposase, whose translation MTNITLFSQIISKLDRSSFSKLVKAKGTDKHQKGFNSWTHLVSMLFCQFAKSQSVRDISNGLRSATGNLNHLGIQKAPSKSTISYQNKHRYWTLYRDYYYVLLKSFGQHPHLKRVKFKIKSKIFLLDSTTISLCLSLFDWAKYKTHKGAVKMHTLLDYDGNLPHYVNISDGKTADNKGAYDIPLISRSVIVADRFYNDFSLLNVWDSNQVFFVIRHKENIQFKSIKEKELPENRHHHVLKDEIIELTGAKSKTKYPKKLRRIAVWDDKNNQEIELITNQMSWTANTISQLYKARWDIEIFFRDIKQQLHIKSFIGTSENAVMIQIWTALITILILKALKANPKYNWYLSNLVAFIRLNLFVKVDLQKWIDSPFNEQLPPKQNYTQGVLF comes from the coding sequence ATGACAAATATAACATTGTTCTCTCAGATAATCTCCAAATTAGACCGTTCTAGTTTTTCTAAACTTGTAAAAGCCAAGGGAACAGATAAACATCAAAAAGGATTTAATAGTTGGACACATTTAGTCTCCATGTTGTTTTGTCAATTTGCAAAAAGTCAATCCGTCCGAGATATAAGTAATGGACTTCGCTCTGCCACAGGAAACCTTAATCATTTAGGCATACAGAAAGCACCTTCTAAATCAACGATAAGCTATCAAAACAAACATCGATACTGGACGCTTTATCGAGATTACTACTATGTTCTTTTAAAAAGTTTTGGACAGCACCCTCACTTAAAACGTGTTAAATTCAAAATTAAATCCAAGATATTTCTATTAGATTCTACAACGATAAGTCTATGTTTAAGTCTCTTTGATTGGGCAAAATACAAAACCCACAAAGGAGCTGTAAAAATGCACACCTTGCTTGATTATGATGGTAATTTACCGCACTATGTAAATATTAGCGATGGTAAAACAGCAGATAATAAAGGAGCTTACGATATTCCTTTGATTAGCCGTTCGGTTATTGTCGCAGATCGATTTTATAATGATTTTTCGTTACTTAACGTTTGGGACAGCAACCAAGTGTTTTTTGTAATTAGGCACAAAGAAAACATCCAATTTAAGAGTATTAAAGAAAAAGAATTGCCAGAAAATAGACATCATCATGTTTTAAAAGATGAAATCATTGAGCTAACAGGGGCTAAATCAAAAACAAAATACCCAAAGAAGCTACGTAGAATAGCTGTATGGGACGATAAAAATAACCAGGAAATAGAACTTATTACCAACCAAATGTCTTGGACAGCAAACACAATTAGCCAACTCTACAAAGCTAGATGGGATATTGAGATATTCTTTAGAGACATCAAACAACAGCTACATATTAAATCGTTTATAGGAACTTCTGAAAATGCCGTAATGATACAAATATGGACGGCTCTTATTACTATACTCATCCTAAAAGCCTTAAAAGCAAATCCAAAATATAATTGGTACTTGTCCAATTTAGTAGCTTTTATAAGACTTAACCTTTTTGTCAAAGTGGATTTGCAAAAATGGATTGATAGCCCTTTTAACGAGCAGCTTCCCCCCAAACAAAATTATACACAAGGGGTTCTTTTTTGA